A section of the Acanthochromis polyacanthus isolate Apoly-LR-REF ecotype Palm Island chromosome 1, KAUST_Apoly_ChrSc, whole genome shotgun sequence genome encodes:
- the si:dkey-87k14.1 gene encoding leucine-rich repeat transmembrane protein FLRT2 encodes MEIQWRLWNKDSFIRPWIPILLGLHLQFSRASNCPEECRCDRTFVYCNERSLTSVPLGICEGYKTLYLHNNQINNAGFPLELHLVSSVETVYLYGNQLDEFPINLPKNVKVLHLQENNIQTISRAALAQLLWLEELHLDDNSISTVGVEEGAFREAVSLKMLFLTKNHLSSVPIGLPDDLKELRLDENRIAVIAEEAFKNVTHLERLLLDGNLLTDEGISPGTFQDLVTLRELSLARNSLTYPPPFLPGEVLVKLNFQENQINQIPVRAFAGFQKLERLDISHNQLQSLTQGVFDGLASLRQLTVRNNLWLCDCSIKWVASWLKSLPASLNVRGFMCHKPEKVRGMVIRELSAELVQCPQSTAVALELSSTADTALTPLLSSSTGSPLTTQYVSSPSQQPFPILPTLYPVYTTRERGTRTKQPLDPRKETLQVTFAILNGSAIHVSWVAAFPVTAYKVTWARMGPSLTGDTVRERIVGGDHRGIRLANLEPKSTYRICVIPLDAFNTYRPKDDTVCTEAITTATLFSPDNNKRQSGPEQATQQEPSSPFLLAGLIGGAVIIVLVVLLSIFCWHMHKKSRSKFSSKWKYNRGRRKDDYCEAGTKKDNSILEMTETSFQIVSLNNEQLLKGDFHIQPIYTPNGGIGLQDCPLGNNSTVYCKNNVQDTDFCDT; translated from the coding sequence ATGGAGATACAGTGGCGTTTATGGAATAAGGACTCCTTTATAAGGCCATGGATACCTATACTGTTAGGCCTTCACCTCCAGTTCTCCAGGGCTTCCAATTGTCCCGAGGAGTGCCGCTGCGATCGCACCTTTGTTTATTGCAATGAACGGAGCCTGACTTCAGTGCCTCTGGGAATTTGTGAGGGTTATAAGACCCTCTATCTCCATAACAACCAAATCAATAATGCTGGCTTTCCCTTGGAGCTCCACCTTGTGTCTTCTGTTGAAACAGTGTACCTCTATGGTAACCAACTGGATGAGTTTCCAATTAaccttcccaaaaatgttaaggTCCTCCATCTACAAGAGAACAACATTCAAACCATCTCCAGAGCAGCTCTAGCTCAACTTCTTTGGCTGGAGGAGCTGCATTTGGATGATAATTCCATTTCTACTGTTGGGGTTGAGGAAGGGGCCTTCCGTGAGGCAGTCAGCTTGAAAATGCTTTTCCTCACCAAAAACCACCTAAGCAGTGTGCCTATTGGTCTCCCAGATGATCTAAAAGAATTGCGATTGGATGAGAATCGGATTGCAGTTATTGCAGAAGAAGCGTTCAAAAATGTCACCCACCTGGAACGCCTCCTGTTGGATGGAAACCTATTGACAGATGAAGGGATCTCACCAGGGACTTTTCAGGACCTGGTCACCCTGAGGGAGTTGTCCCTGGCCCGCAACTCACTTACTTaccctcctcccttcctccctggAGAGGTGCTTGTCAAATTAAACTTTCAGGAGAATCAGATAAACCAGATCCCTGTCAGAGCATTTGCAGGGTTTCAAAAGCTGGAGAGGCTGGATATTTCTCACAACCAGCTGCAATCCTTGACACAAGGGGTCTTTGATGGCCTTGCCAGTCTCAGACAGCTCACTGTTCGGAACAACCTTTGGCTATGTGACTGCAGCATCAAATGGGTGGCTTCATGGCTTAAATCTCTGCCTGCTTCACTCAATGTACGTGGTTTCATGTGCCATAAACCTGAAAAGGTCCGGGGCATGGTGATCAGGGAACTCAGTGCCGAGCTGGTCCAGTGCCCACAAAGCACAGCTGTAGCACTCGAGCTCTCCTCAACAGCTGACACTGCTCTAACCCCACTCCTGTCCTCTTCCACAGGATCCCCTTTAACCACTCAGTATGTTTCTTCCCCTTCTCAGCAACCTTTCCCCATACTACCCACCCTCTACCCAGTCTATACAACAAGAGAGAGAGGAACAAGGACTAAACAGCCACTGGACCCCCGAAAGGAGACTCTACAAGTTACATTTGCAATTCTAAATGGTTCAGCTATCCACGTGAGTTGGGTGGCTGCATTTCCAGTCACTGCCTACAAGGTGACCTGGGCCAGAATGGGCCCCAGTCTAACAGGGGACACAGTAAGGGAGAGGATAGTGGGTGGAGATCATCGGGGTATACGGCTGGCAAACCTTGAGCCAAAATCCACCTATCGGATCTGTGTCATTCCTTTGGATGCATTCAATACTTATAGACCAAAAGATGATACTGTGTGTACTGAGGCCATAACCACAGCGACCTTGTTTAGCCCTGACAACAATAAAAGACAGTCAGGGCCTGAGCAGGCCACCCAACAAGAACCGAGTTCACCTTTTTTGCTGGCAGGGCTGATTGGTGGGGCTGTGATTATAGTGCTGGTTGTACTGCTCAGTATCTTCTGCTGGCATATGCACAAGAAAAGCCGCTCTAAGTTCTCCTCCAAGTGGAAATACAACCGGGGACGCAGAAAAGATGACTATTGTGAGGCAGGCACCAAGAAAGATAATTCCATCctggaaatgactgaaacaaGCTTCCAGATAGTCTCACTCAACAATGAGCAGCTCCTCAAGGGAGATTTTCACATTCAGCCTATTTACACCCCTAATGGGGGCATTGGCTTACAAGACTGCCCCCTAGGGAACAACAGCACAGTCTACTGCAAGAACAATGTTCAAGACACAGACTTTTGTGACACATGA